A genomic window from Vagococcus sp. CY52-2 includes:
- a CDS encoding Mini-ribonuclease 3 encodes MTNEKDYTLLSGLTLAYVGDAIYETYIRDYLVKSGQTRPNQLHRLATHYVSAKAQHYLIEQMMEQGLLNDEEQDMYRRGRNAKSHTSAKNTSVAVYRSSTGFEALMGYLHLTEQKKRLEEVIAWCIQTIGEKNNEKTTK; translated from the coding sequence ATGACAAATGAAAAAGATTATACCTTACTAAGTGGATTAACTCTTGCTTATGTGGGGGATGCTATATATGAAACATACATCCGTGATTATTTAGTGAAAAGTGGGCAAACTCGCCCGAATCAATTACACCGTTTAGCAACACACTATGTATCAGCTAAAGCGCAACATTATTTGATTGAACAAATGATGGAACAAGGACTTTTAAATGATGAAGAACAAGATATGTATCGACGTGGCCGCAATGCCAAAAGCCACACAAGTGCCAAAAATACGTCGGTTGCTGTGTATCGATCATCTACAGGTTTTGAAGCATTGATGGGATATTTACACTTAACAGAACAAAAGAAACGTTTAGAAGAAGTCATTGCATGGTGTATTCAAACAATAGGAGAAAAAAATAATGAGAAAACCACAAAATAA
- a CDS encoding sigma-70 family RNA polymerase sigma factor, with translation MREDIFDLLKERAVKGCSYSFDYIFETYKPIVYRSKKVYHLYHYETDDWLQEGRIVCFKSLQTYDVKRGATFGSYFRMNFKNHIFSLIRRQEAHKRRVDKECITCGGDIDMVSHVIENRPLETIKYIFYKENVFLFAESLSDYERQVFVKYTLEQECKMLKEKRALTRIKKKFVHHYINS, from the coding sequence ATGAGAGAAGATATTTTTGACTTATTAAAGGAACGTGCCGTAAAGGGATGTTCCTATTCGTTTGACTATATTTTTGAAACATACAAACCTATTGTTTATCGTTCGAAGAAAGTATATCATTTATACCATTATGAGACAGATGATTGGTTGCAAGAAGGAAGAATCGTATGTTTCAAGTCCTTACAAACATATGATGTTAAACGAGGAGCAACGTTTGGTAGTTACTTTCGAATGAATTTTAAAAATCATATATTTTCATTGATAAGGAGACAAGAAGCTCATAAAAGAAGAGTAGATAAAGAGTGCATCACTTGTGGAGGGGATATTGACATGGTATCTCATGTGATTGAAAATCGCCCACTAGAAACCATCAAATATATATTTTATAAAGAAAATGTGTTTCTTTTTGCAGAATCATTATCTGATTATGAACGTCAAGTGTTCGTAAAATATACATTAGAACAGGAATGTAAGATGTTAAAAGAAAAAAGGGCCTTAACTCGAATTAAGAAAAAGTTTGTTCATCACTATATTAACTCATAA
- a CDS encoding redox-sensing transcriptional repressor Rex codes for MKMVPKATTKRIPLYFRYLKTLDETGVKRIKSNEFSKMIQIPSATIRRDFSHFGELGRSGYGYDVPYLIEVFSEILKTDIEKRIALVGSGNLGKALIKNNFRRDTNLNIVAAFDANPEIVGEKINGIVVKDMSELKNIVKKEGITTVIMTVPSSKAQQVIDEVVEAGVTAILNFAPKRLKVPSHVQVQYIDLTTELQTLIYYDENYNHANLDLI; via the coding sequence ATGAAAATGGTCCCTAAAGCAACAACAAAACGTATTCCACTTTATTTTAGGTATTTAAAAACATTAGATGAAACAGGTGTAAAACGTATTAAATCAAACGAGTTTAGTAAAATGATTCAAATTCCATCAGCAACTATTAGGCGAGATTTTTCTCACTTTGGGGAGTTGGGACGAAGTGGCTATGGTTATGATGTGCCATACTTAATAGAAGTTTTTAGTGAGATATTAAAAACAGATATTGAAAAACGCATTGCATTAGTTGGATCTGGAAATTTAGGTAAAGCATTAATAAAAAATAATTTTAGACGAGATACAAATTTAAATATTGTGGCGGCATTTGATGCAAATCCTGAAATTGTTGGTGAAAAAATTAATGGAATTGTTGTAAAAGATATGAGTGAGTTAAAAAACATTGTAAAAAAAGAAGGTATTACAACAGTTATTATGACTGTGCCTAGTAGCAAAGCACAACAAGTAATTGATGAGGTTGTTGAAGCTGGAGTGACGGCTATTTTAAATTTTGCTCCTAAGCGGTTAAAAGTTCCCTCACATGTTCAAGTGCAATACATTGATTTAACGACGGAGTTACAAACGTTGATCTATTATGATGAAAATTACAATCATGCAAACCTTGATTTAATCTAG
- a CDS encoding DUF4811 domain-containing protein, with product MIVILVILSALLFAFTFIFAKSTWHYTLAVVFGILFIGSITLMGMNYSHHFGMKEEKTLKEISIVSSTDNDQMNILLYQPLGTSDEKIYLYKTNPSQKKLTQTGTNHVTNIIKTSDDNKALLKTETTRWVYKSSMYQMLFGMSGNNREYISKENIFYIPKDWLELSTDQAKKLGEEMASKKDSLEIEMTNYVSSRLKESIAKDPTLATNKDKQSKLSQAYAAEYQRKIMSDMIKDITK from the coding sequence ATGATAGTTATCTTAGTTATTCTTAGCGCCTTATTATTTGCCTTTACATTTATTTTTGCCAAATCAACATGGCACTATACCTTGGCTGTCGTATTTGGGATCTTATTTATTGGAAGTATCACTCTAATGGGAATGAACTATTCACATCATTTTGGGATGAAAGAAGAAAAAACACTAAAAGAAATTTCTATTGTAAGTTCAACTGACAATGACCAAATGAATATATTACTTTATCAACCATTAGGAACTAGTGATGAAAAAATTTATTTATATAAAACAAACCCCTCTCAAAAAAAACTTACCCAAACTGGGACTAACCATGTAACCAATATTATTAAAACAAGCGACGATAATAAAGCCTTACTGAAAACTGAGACTACTCGTTGGGTATATAAAAGCTCTATGTATCAAATGCTTTTTGGTATGTCTGGTAATAACAGGGAATATATTTCAAAAGAAAATATTTTCTACATTCCAAAAGACTGGTTAGAGTTAAGCACAGATCAAGCAAAAAAACTTGGAGAAGAGATGGCTAGTAAAAAAGACTCATTAGAAATCGAAATGACAAACTATGTTTCTTCTAGATTAAAAGAATCTATCGCTAAAGATCCTACTTTAGCAACAAATAAAGACAAACAATCTAAGTTATCACAAGCCTATGCAGCAGAATATCAACGAAAAATAATGTCTGATATGATTAAAGACATAACCAAATAA
- a CDS encoding low molecular weight protein-tyrosine-phosphatase, translating to MKKVLFVCLGNICRSPMAEVIFKDKVKNKGLSDVIEVSSRATGSWNDGDAPHKGTQEKLKEVGLSCEGLHAQKISSDDFHQFDYIIGMDENNIRDLEGLSPDIESLYKIHLLLSEEVGLDKKMIPDPYYTGDFDLTYELINKGTTKWLEKIEQEMS from the coding sequence ATGAAAAAAGTATTATTTGTTTGTTTAGGTAATATTTGTCGTTCACCTATGGCAGAGGTAATATTTAAAGATAAGGTAAAAAATAAAGGGTTGTCTGATGTTATTGAGGTTTCTTCCAGAGCAACTGGGAGCTGGAATGATGGAGACGCTCCACATAAAGGCACACAAGAGAAATTGAAAGAAGTCGGTTTATCATGTGAGGGATTACATGCTCAAAAAATTTCTTCTGATGATTTTCATCAGTTTGATTACATTATAGGAATGGATGAAAATAATATTCGAGATTTAGAAGGATTATCACCTGATATTGAATCATTATATAAAATTCATTTATTATTATCAGAAGAAGTTGGATTGGATAAAAAAATGATACCAGATCCTTATTACACCGGAGATTTTGATTTAACTTATGAGTTGATAAATAAGGGAACAACAAAATGGTTAGAAAAAATTGAACAGGAAATGAGTTAA
- a CDS encoding valine--tRNA ligase, producing the protein MTDEQQNLAPKFDPKAVEKGRYKKWLEKDLFKPSGDESAPAYSIVIPPPNVTGKLHLGHAWDTTLQDMIIRQKRMQGFDTLWLPGMDHAGIATQAKVEEKLRGEGVSRYDLGREKFIETTKEWKEEYAGHIREQWAKLGLSLDYSRERFTLDDGLSDAVKKVFVTLYNKGLIYRGEYIINWDPQAKTALSDIEVIHKDIEGAFYHMYYPLADGSGKLEIATTRPETMLGDTAVAVHPKDERYQHLIGKTVILPLVDKEIPIVADDYVDMEFGTGVVKITPAHDPNDFEVGNRHDLPRINVMNDDATMNDLAGKYAGMDRFTTRKAVIKDLDELGLLKGVEKMTHSVGHSERTGVVVEPRLSTQWFVKMAPLAKKAVENQATDDAVDFYPPRFNQTFLTWMENVHDWVISRQLWWGHRIPAWYHNETGEVYVGEEAPKDVENWHQDEDVLDTWFSSALWPFSTMGWPDTESHDFKRYFPTNTLVTGYDIIFFWVSRMIFQSLEFTEERPFENVLIHGLIRAEDGRKMSKSLGNGIDPMDVIDQYGADALRWFLSNGSTPGQDMRFSYEKMDAAWNFINKIWNASRFVLMNVEGMTYDDISLDGDKTVADKWILTRLNETIEKVTNFFDRFEFGEAGRHLYNFIWDDFCDWYIEMSKEVLYGENEEQKQMTRSILVHVLDNILRLLHPIMPFVTEEIWEKIPHQGESIVVAAYPTVNEVWTDEQAAEGMEVLKELIRSVRNIRSEVSAPMSKPITLLIKTSKDSVKDFFEANTNYIERFCHPEVLEIKEEFDVPDLAMSAVITGAEIYLPLEDLINIDEEIARLEKELDKWTSEVALVEKKLSNDRFVSNAPEAVVAAEREKQKDYLEKQASVKERLASLKK; encoded by the coding sequence ATGACAGATGAACAACAAAACTTAGCGCCAAAGTTTGACCCAAAAGCTGTTGAAAAAGGGCGTTATAAAAAGTGGCTAGAAAAAGATTTATTTAAACCAAGTGGGGATGAAAGTGCACCAGCGTATTCTATTGTCATACCACCACCAAACGTGACAGGAAAACTTCACTTAGGTCATGCATGGGATACGACACTGCAAGATATGATTATTCGTCAAAAGAGAATGCAAGGCTTTGATACATTATGGTTACCTGGTATGGACCATGCTGGGATTGCAACTCAAGCGAAAGTTGAAGAAAAATTACGTGGTGAAGGTGTGTCACGATATGATTTAGGTCGTGAAAAATTCATCGAAACAACGAAAGAATGGAAAGAAGAATATGCCGGACATATTCGTGAGCAGTGGGCAAAATTAGGATTATCTTTAGACTATTCAAGAGAGAGATTTACTTTAGACGATGGACTATCTGATGCGGTGAAAAAAGTGTTTGTGACACTTTATAATAAAGGCCTTATTTATCGTGGTGAGTACATTATTAATTGGGACCCACAAGCAAAAACCGCTTTATCTGATATCGAAGTCATTCATAAAGACATCGAAGGCGCGTTTTATCATATGTATTATCCATTAGCTGATGGCAGTGGAAAATTAGAAATTGCGACAACACGTCCAGAAACCATGCTTGGGGACACAGCTGTTGCCGTTCACCCTAAGGATGAACGTTATCAACATTTAATTGGTAAAACAGTGATTTTACCATTAGTGGATAAAGAAATTCCGATTGTCGCTGATGATTATGTTGATATGGAATTTGGAACAGGTGTCGTAAAAATTACACCAGCCCATGACCCTAACGACTTTGAGGTGGGTAATCGTCATGATTTACCTCGTATTAACGTGATGAATGATGACGCGACAATGAATGATTTAGCTGGTAAATATGCCGGTATGGATCGTTTTACTACACGTAAAGCAGTCATTAAGGATTTAGATGAGTTAGGACTACTTAAAGGCGTTGAAAAAATGACTCATAGTGTTGGTCACTCTGAGCGAACTGGAGTCGTGGTTGAGCCAAGATTATCAACGCAATGGTTTGTTAAAATGGCGCCACTTGCGAAAAAAGCTGTTGAAAACCAAGCAACAGATGACGCCGTTGATTTTTATCCACCACGTTTTAATCAGACATTCTTAACATGGATGGAAAATGTACATGACTGGGTAATTTCTCGTCAACTTTGGTGGGGACATCGTATTCCAGCTTGGTATCATAATGAAACAGGCGAAGTTTATGTTGGAGAAGAAGCACCTAAAGACGTTGAAAACTGGCATCAAGATGAAGATGTATTAGATACTTGGTTTAGTTCAGCTCTTTGGCCATTTTCAACAATGGGTTGGCCTGATACGGAGTCACATGACTTCAAACGTTATTTCCCAACGAATACATTAGTGACTGGTTATGACATTATTTTCTTCTGGGTAAGTCGTATGATTTTCCAAAGTTTAGAATTTACTGAAGAACGACCATTTGAAAATGTGTTGATTCACGGATTAATTCGTGCGGAAGATGGACGTAAAATGAGTAAATCTCTTGGTAATGGTATCGACCCAATGGATGTCATTGATCAATACGGAGCAGACGCGTTGCGTTGGTTCTTATCAAATGGCTCTACACCAGGTCAAGACATGCGTTTTAGTTATGAAAAAATGGATGCTGCTTGGAACTTCATTAATAAAATTTGGAATGCCTCTCGTTTTGTATTAATGAACGTTGAAGGCATGACATATGATGATATTTCTCTTGATGGTGATAAAACTGTTGCAGATAAATGGATTTTAACTCGACTAAATGAAACGATTGAAAAAGTAACGAACTTCTTTGACCGTTTTGAGTTTGGGGAAGCCGGTCGTCATTTATACAACTTTATTTGGGATGATTTCTGTGATTGGTATATTGAGATGAGTAAGGAAGTCCTTTACGGAGAAAATGAAGAACAAAAACAAATGACTCGTAGCATTTTAGTACATGTATTAGATAACATTTTACGTTTACTACACCCAATCATGCCATTTGTGACAGAAGAAATTTGGGAAAAAATTCCACATCAAGGTGAATCAATTGTAGTGGCAGCTTATCCAACTGTCAATGAAGTTTGGACAGATGAACAAGCGGCAGAAGGTATGGAAGTATTAAAAGAATTAATCCGCTCAGTTCGTAATATTCGCTCAGAAGTGAGTGCACCAATGTCTAAGCCAATTACATTGTTAATCAAAACATCAAAAGATTCAGTTAAAGACTTCTTTGAAGCAAATACTAATTATATCGAACGTTTCTGTCATCCAGAAGTGTTAGAAATTAAAGAAGAATTTGATGTACCAGATTTAGCCATGAGTGCAGTGATTACTGGAGCTGAAATCTATTTACCATTAGAAGATTTAATCAATATTGACGAAGAAATTGCTCGTTTGGAAAAAGAGTTGGATAAGTGGACGTCAGAAGTAGCACTTGTTGAGAAGAAATTAAGCAATGACCGTTTTGTTTCAAATGCACCAGAGGCTGTTGTTGCAGCAGAACGTGAGAAACAAAAAGATTACTTAGAAAAACAAGCCTCTGTAAAAGAAAGACTGGCTTCTTTGAAAAAATAA
- a CDS encoding MerR family transcriptional regulator, whose protein sequence is MVSKFKDWIEQEDIRMGISELTKKTETTTRQLRYWEKKGYIQSIQPDPNSPRSYKLSEIIKVELIKEYLDSGYKLSMAHEKAMAKLSKMQRFRDVFSNYFKDAEILDDQYEIFTIGPFSETNEKITIKHDSVNNTLSYEIKKIEE, encoded by the coding sequence ATGGTATCTAAATTTAAAGACTGGATAGAACAAGAAGATATTCGTATGGGAATCAGTGAATTAACAAAAAAAACTGAGACAACGACTAGACAGTTAAGATATTGGGAAAAAAAAGGATACATCCAATCCATTCAGCCGGATCCTAATAGCCCAAGGTCATATAAGCTAAGTGAGATTATTAAAGTAGAACTGATTAAAGAATATCTGGATAGTGGATATAAATTGTCCATGGCACATGAAAAAGCAATGGCGAAATTATCTAAAATGCAACGATTTCGTGACGTTTTTTCAAATTACTTTAAAGATGCTGAGATTTTAGATGATCAGTATGAAATATTTACAATTGGTCCATTTAGTGAGACAAATGAAAAAATAACTATTAAGCATGATTCAGTTAATAATACATTAAGTTATGAAATAAAAAAAATAGAGGAATAA
- the rlmB gene encoding 23S rRNA (guanosine(2251)-2'-O)-methyltransferase RlmB, with product MRKPQNKRKPDRQRPKFDKKHQQEADVPTPEMDDVVLGKHATIEALQANRGNKLFLQEDIKGNKIEEIKQLAQEKIVSIKWVPKSKLDEMVDGLNHQGIVLKITPYEYLSLSELLEKTKEKENRFFLILDSIMDPHNLGSILRTADAVNVDGVIIPKHRAVGVTPVVVKTSTGAVEHIPISRVTNLSQTVKELKKENIWVFGTDMEGTDYTHWNVSGDIALIIGNEGKGMGQALKKEVDEMITIPIEGHVQSLNASVAAGLLMYEVYRKRR from the coding sequence ATGAGAAAACCACAAAATAAACGCAAACCAGACAGACAACGCCCAAAATTTGATAAAAAACATCAACAAGAAGCAGATGTACCAACACCAGAAATGGATGATGTGGTGTTAGGAAAACATGCGACAATAGAAGCGCTGCAAGCTAATCGAGGGAATAAACTATTTTTACAAGAAGACATTAAAGGAAATAAAATTGAAGAAATTAAACAGTTGGCTCAAGAAAAAATAGTTTCTATCAAATGGGTACCAAAATCTAAATTGGATGAAATGGTAGATGGATTAAATCATCAAGGGATTGTCTTAAAAATCACCCCATATGAATATCTATCGTTATCAGAATTATTGGAAAAAACAAAAGAAAAAGAAAATCGTTTTTTCTTAATTTTAGATAGTATTATGGATCCACATAACTTAGGTTCAATTTTACGGACAGCTGACGCGGTAAATGTTGATGGCGTTATCATTCCAAAACATCGTGCAGTCGGAGTGACACCAGTGGTAGTGAAAACTTCTACTGGGGCGGTAGAACACATTCCTATTTCACGAGTGACAAACCTTTCGCAAACAGTTAAGGAACTAAAAAAAGAAAATATTTGGGTATTTGGAACAGATATGGAAGGGACAGACTACACCCATTGGAATGTTTCAGGCGACATTGCTTTAATTATTGGTAATGAAGGAAAAGGGATGGGGCAAGCGCTCAAAAAAGAGGTCGATGAAATGATTACTATTCCAATAGAAGGTCACGTACAAAGTTTAAATGCGAGTGTTGCAGCTGGCTTGTTAATGTATGAAGTATATAGAAAGAGAAGATAA
- the tpx gene encoding thiol peroxidase, whose protein sequence is MEVLLKGNPVELVGTPPKAGEKAPTFSLKDLSDNVISLEELKGKPVIISVVPDIDTSVCALQTKHFNKEAATIKDVYFLTISNNTKEQLANWCAAESVDMTMLRDEEGVVGKEYGILIPSINRLARSIFVLDKDGVITYEEIVPEVSSEPNYVKALEAAKALI, encoded by the coding sequence ATGGAAGTATTATTAAAAGGTAACCCAGTTGAATTAGTAGGAACACCACCAAAAGCGGGAGAAAAAGCTCCAACATTTAGTTTAAAAGATTTGTCAGATAATGTAATCTCATTAGAGGAATTAAAAGGAAAACCAGTTATTATTAGTGTGGTACCTGATATTGATACTAGTGTTTGTGCACTACAGACAAAACACTTTAATAAAGAAGCAGCAACAATTAAAGACGTATATTTTTTAACGATTTCAAATAACACAAAAGAACAATTAGCTAATTGGTGTGCAGCTGAATCAGTTGACATGACCATGTTAAGAGATGAAGAAGGTGTGGTTGGAAAAGAATATGGTATTTTAATTCCATCAATTAATCGTTTAGCACGCTCAATTTTTGTGTTAGACAAAGATGGCGTCATTACATATGAAGAAATCGTACCAGAAGTATCAAGTGAACCAAATTATGTTAAAGCATTAGAAGCTGCAAAAGCGTTAATCTAA
- a CDS encoding Veg family protein yields the protein MSLSISTIKEELEHKVGSRIKLVAQTGRKKQTERHGVLAELYPSVFIVQLDQDENAFERVSYSYTDILTHSVEVLFHENEEELIG from the coding sequence ATGTCTTTAAGTATCTCCACCATAAAAGAAGAATTAGAACATAAAGTCGGTAGTAGAATAAAGTTAGTCGCTCAAACGGGTCGTAAAAAGCAGACTGAGCGTCATGGAGTATTAGCTGAGTTATATCCATCAGTTTTTATTGTACAACTAGATCAAGATGAAAATGCTTTTGAACGTGTGTCGTATAGTTATACAGATATTTTAACACATTCAGTAGAAGTATTATTTCATGAAAATGAAGAAGAATTAATAGGATAA
- a CDS encoding MDR family MFS transporter, with the protein MENLQPVDIHGNTYKRSLLVSVLLIGTFCTVLNQTLLTTAFPTLMKEFDVSAATIQWLTTGFLLVNGIMIPISAWLMNKFNSKNLYIGAMSIFLVGTILCAIAPTFSMILTGRLVQAAGVGVSMPLMQNIMLNIFPPEKRGAAMGGAGIVIGLAPALGPTLSGYIIDHYVWRDLFYMVIPIVLLVIILSFFAMKSVLELSNPAIDVLSICLSTLGFGSLLYGFSSVGNDGWGSTKVLSFLAVGVITLIIFTWRQLTIETPFLELRVFKSKTYTIATILASLANMAMIGAEMVLPLYIQNIRGESAFHSGLMLLPGALVMGIMMPVTGRIFDKHGAKRLGIMGMFLLTSATIPFMFLTETTPVIYIMTLYAVRMFGISMVMMPLTTLGMNSLPKHLITHGTAVNSTLRQVASSVGTAILISVLTNKTKNSLPDKSLLKSAPLEYKELATNATLTGYHAAFLVAVLFGIIGLLITFFIHENIKKTAQSQEVIS; encoded by the coding sequence ATGGAAAACTTACAACCCGTTGATATTCATGGGAACACATATAAACGCAGCTTACTCGTTTCGGTACTTTTAATTGGAACTTTCTGTACTGTTTTAAATCAAACTTTACTAACAACAGCCTTTCCAACTTTAATGAAAGAATTCGATGTATCTGCTGCTACCATTCAATGGCTCACAACTGGATTTTTATTAGTTAATGGGATTATGATTCCTATATCAGCTTGGTTAATGAATAAATTTAATTCAAAAAATTTATATATTGGGGCTATGAGTATTTTCTTAGTCGGGACCATTCTTTGTGCGATTGCACCAACTTTTTCCATGATATTGACTGGTAGACTCGTTCAGGCTGCTGGTGTTGGCGTATCTATGCCTTTAATGCAAAACATTATGCTAAATATTTTCCCACCTGAAAAACGTGGAGCGGCCATGGGTGGCGCTGGTATTGTTATTGGGCTAGCTCCTGCTTTAGGGCCAACTCTTTCAGGCTATATCATTGATCATTATGTCTGGCGTGATTTATTTTATATGGTTATTCCTATTGTTTTATTAGTTATTATTTTGTCGTTTTTTGCAATGAAAAGCGTATTGGAGTTATCAAATCCTGCTATTGATGTGTTATCTATTTGTTTATCTACTTTAGGGTTTGGTTCACTACTTTATGGATTTTCTAGTGTTGGAAATGATGGATGGGGTAGTACTAAAGTATTAAGCTTTTTAGCAGTCGGCGTCATTACTTTAATTATTTTCACTTGGAGACAATTAACTATCGAGACTCCTTTCTTAGAGCTAAGAGTATTTAAATCAAAAACTTATACGATTGCTACCATACTTGCAAGTTTAGCTAATATGGCAATGATTGGAGCCGAAATGGTTTTACCTTTATATATTCAAAATATTCGAGGTGAATCAGCTTTTCACTCTGGTTTAATGTTACTCCCTGGCGCATTAGTTATGGGAATTATGATGCCCGTAACTGGTCGTATTTTTGATAAACATGGAGCAAAACGTTTAGGTATCATGGGAATGTTTTTACTGACAAGTGCGACAATTCCTTTTATGTTCCTAACTGAAACAACTCCTGTAATTTATATTATGACGTTATACGCGGTACGTATGTTTGGTATTTCTATGGTAATGATGCCTCTCACTACACTAGGTATGAACTCTTTACCAAAACATCTCATTACACATGGAACAGCTGTTAATAGTACACTACGTCAAGTTGCTAGTTCTGTTGGAACGGCTATTTTAATCAGTGTTCTTACAAACAAAACTAAGAATTCTTTACCTGATAAATCACTTTTAAAATCAGCGCCTCTTGAGTACAAAGAATTAGCAACTAATGCCACTTTAACAGGTTATCATGCTGCATTTTTAGTAGCAGTTCTATTTGGAATAATAGGTTTATTGATTACTTTCTTCATTCATGAAAACATCAAAAAAACTGCTCAAAGTCAGGAGGTTATCTCATGA
- a CDS encoding NYN domain-containing protein yields the protein MTRKLKHQVLFVDGYNMIGAWPELNRLKKLDKLGDARDQLLFILSNYAKYKGIEIIVVFDAQLVPGIQQTYDKYGLTVIFTKEEETADTYIEREVPNKMNALSTVRVATSDLAEQWVVFSQGALRVSARELFNSIKEMEKEIKTDTQDYKYQNLRRNSPWNQEQVQTLKELFDELMYH from the coding sequence ATGACACGAAAATTAAAACATCAAGTCCTTTTTGTCGATGGTTATAATATGATTGGTGCTTGGCCTGAATTAAATCGCTTAAAAAAGCTAGATAAATTAGGAGATGCGAGAGATCAGTTATTATTTATTCTATCGAATTATGCTAAATATAAAGGAATCGAAATCATCGTTGTATTTGATGCCCAACTTGTTCCAGGTATTCAACAGACGTATGATAAGTATGGTTTAACAGTTATTTTTACAAAAGAAGAAGAAACAGCAGACACATATATTGAACGGGAAGTTCCTAATAAAATGAATGCTTTATCAACTGTTCGTGTAGCAACAAGTGATTTGGCAGAGCAGTGGGTGGTTTTTTCTCAAGGTGCGTTACGTGTTTCAGCAAGGGAACTGTTTAATTCAATTAAAGAAATGGAAAAAGAAATTAAAACTGATACACAAGATTATAAGTACCAAAATTTAAGACGAAATAGTCCATGGAATCAAGAACAAGTTCAAACATTAAAAGAATTATTTGATGAGTTAATGTATCATTAA